The following proteins come from a genomic window of Candidatus Dormiibacterota bacterium:
- a CDS encoding DUF4386 domain-containing protein: MTSTSRNARVAGFLYLLLTIAAPIRLFLIPSTLFVHGDATTTASNIAAHESLFRLGIVSDLFSGTICIFLALALYRLLKGVDQNLAGLMVILGGVFPAATDFFIVLNDVAALILVRGADFLSVFEKPQRDALAMLFLRMHDQEILAAEIFWGLWLFPLAILVYRSHFLPRFLGVWLIINGFAYLALSFTGLLLPQYEDVVSNIVFPAQLGEVVFMLWLLVMGARVQTVNARAS, translated from the coding sequence ATGACCTCGACCAGCAGGAACGCCAGAGTCGCAGGGTTCCTCTATCTACTACTTACAATCGCCGCCCCCATACGCCTCTTCCTCATTCCCAGCACCCTGTTCGTGCATGGGGACGCGACCACGACCGCCAGCAACATCGCCGCGCACGAGTCGCTCTTCCGTCTCGGCATCGTCAGCGATCTGTTCTCCGGGACCATCTGCATCTTTCTCGCGCTGGCTCTTTACCGGTTGCTCAAGGGAGTGGACCAAAACCTCGCTGGGCTGATGGTGATCTTGGGAGGTGTGTTCCCGGCCGCCACCGATTTTTTCATCGTGCTGAACGACGTTGCTGCCCTGATACTCGTGCGCGGCGCCGACTTCTTGTCCGTGTTCGAAAAACCTCAGCGGGACGCCTTGGCCATGCTGTTCCTTCGAATGCATGACCAGGAGATCCTTGCCGCCGAGATCTTTTGGGGGCTATGGCTTTTCCCCTTGGCGATCCTCGTGTACAGGTCGCACTTCCTGCCCCGCTTCCTGGGCGTCTGGCTGATCATCAACGGCTTCGCCTATCTGGCCCTGAGCTTCACGGGCTTACTGTTACCGCAGTACGAGGATGTGGTCTCTAACATCGTCTTCCCCGCCCAACTCGGAGAGGTTGTGTTCATGTTGTGGCTCTTGGTCATGGGCGCAAGGGTGCAGACAGTGAATGCCCGAGCTTCTTGA